A region of Prochlorococcus marinus subsp. pastoris str. CCMP1986 DNA encodes the following proteins:
- a CDS encoding 2Fe-2S iron-sulfur cluster-binding protein, whose translation MSEYNIKVELEKKTYVFLCPEDQDIISAAKANGIDLPSSCCSGVCTSCASMVIDGSVEQEDAMGLNDDLKEKGFALLCVAYPKSDLHIIIGDEVEDNLYNNQFGKYQI comes from the coding sequence ATGTCGGAATATAATATAAAAGTTGAATTAGAAAAAAAGACGTATGTTTTTTTATGTCCTGAAGATCAAGATATAATATCTGCTGCTAAAGCTAATGGAATTGATTTACCAAGTAGTTGTTGTTCGGGAGTATGTACAAGCTGCGCCTCAATGGTGATTGATGGATCAGTTGAACAAGAGGATGCAATGGGTTTAAATGATGATTTGAAGGAAAAGGGTTTTGCTCTTTTATGTGTTGCGTATCCAAAATCTGATCTACATATTATTATCGGCGATGAAGTTGAAGATAATCTATATAATAATCAATTTGGTAAATATCAAATATGA
- a CDS encoding F0F1 ATP synthase subunit gamma, with amino-acid sequence MANLKEIRDRIVSVKNTRKITEAMRLVAAAKVRRAQDQVLKSRPFADKLARVLENIQSRVQFEAVDSPLLSKRNVKKISLVCITADRGLCGGYNTNIIKKVEIRYAELIKQGYEPNLILVGKKAIGYFQNRKDRYVIKSTFKELEQVPTAIDSEGITNDVLAEFLSENSDRVEIIYTKFITLVSCAPVVQTLLPLDPQGIAEDNDEIFRLTTKNSKLLVEKSNIEKNDSDKLPSDIVFEQSPDQLLDSLLPLYLQNQILRALQESAASELACRMTAMNNASDNAKELASTLNLTYNKARQAAITQEILEVVGGSAV; translated from the coding sequence ATGGCAAATCTTAAAGAAATCAGAGATCGAATTGTTTCTGTTAAAAATACTAGAAAAATAACAGAAGCCATGAGATTAGTTGCGGCTGCAAAGGTGAGGAGAGCACAAGATCAAGTACTAAAAAGTAGACCTTTCGCTGACAAACTTGCCCGTGTCCTCGAGAATATTCAATCTAGGGTTCAGTTTGAAGCTGTAGATTCTCCTCTGTTATCCAAAAGGAACGTAAAAAAAATCTCCTTAGTTTGCATAACTGCCGATAGAGGTTTATGTGGGGGATACAATACGAACATAATTAAAAAGGTTGAAATTAGGTACGCAGAGTTGATCAAACAAGGTTATGAACCTAACTTGATTTTAGTTGGCAAAAAGGCAATAGGTTATTTCCAAAATAGGAAAGATAGATACGTAATAAAAAGTACATTCAAAGAGCTAGAACAAGTACCAACAGCTATAGATTCTGAAGGAATAACTAATGATGTCTTAGCCGAATTTTTATCAGAAAACTCAGATAGGGTAGAGATTATATATACCAAATTCATCACTCTCGTGAGTTGTGCCCCAGTTGTGCAAACATTGTTGCCATTAGATCCTCAAGGAATTGCTGAGGATAATGATGAGATTTTTAGATTAACTACAAAAAATAGTAAGTTACTCGTTGAAAAATCAAATATAGAAAAGAATGATTCAGATAAATTACCTTCTGATATTGTTTTTGAACAAAGTCCTGATCAGTTATTAGATTCCTTATTACCTTTGTACTTACAGAATCAGATTCTTAGAGCGCTGCAAGAGTCAGCTGCTTCAGAACTTGCCTGTAGAATGACAGCTATGAATAATGCGAGTGATAATGCTAAAGAATTAGCAAGTACTCTAAACCTTACCTATAACAAAGCAAGACAAGCTGCTATAACTCAGGAAATACTTGAAGTAGTTGGAGGTTCAGCAGTCTAG